The nucleotide window TACGCCCGCGAGGGCGCCGACGTGGCTATCGGCTACCTCCCCAGCGAGGAGGAGGACGCGCAGGAGGTCATCAAGCTCATCGAGGCGGCGGGAGTCAAGGCACTCGCGCTGCCGGGCGACCTCAAGGACGAGGCGTTCTGCACCGGCATCATCGAGAAGACGGTCGAGGCCTTCGGCGGGCTCGACATCCTGGTGAGCAACGCCGCCAAGCAGGTGTTCCAGGAAAGCATCGCCGACATCACGACCCAGCAGTTCGACGAGACCTTCAAGACGAACGTGTACGCCCTGTTCTGGCTGACCAAGGCGGCGATCCCGCACCTCAAGCCCGGCTCGACGATCATCACGACCACGTCCATCAACGCCACGCAGCCCTCGGAAACGCTGCTGGACTACGCGACCACCAAGGCCGCCATCGCCGCCTACACCGAGGCGCTTTCGGGCCAGCTGGCCGAGAAGGGCATCCGCGCCAACGCGGTCGCGCCTGGCCCCTTCTGGACGGCCCTGCAGCCCAGCGGCGGCCAGAGCCAGGAGAACCTCAAGAAGTTCGGCGAGCAGGTGCCCCTCGGGCGCCCCGGCCAGCCGGCGGAAGTGGCCTCCCTATACGTCCTGCTCGCCTCGCAGGAGTCGAGCTACATCACGGGCGGTCTGTTCCCGATCACCGGCGGCAAGCTGATGTGACCGGCCAGAGGGAGCCTCCGGGCTTCCTCAATCCCACTCCCACTCGCGCCAGTCGCTGGATTTTGCCTCAGCCGACCGGGGGGTGGGGGTTTTTTTGGCATCCGGCGAGAGATACCACGGGTAGACGAGCGACAGGGCCGCGTCCAGCCGCCCGCGCAGCAGCTCGGCGAGGGTGGCGGCCTCTGCCTCAGTCACCTGGCCCAGTTCTCCAGTCAGTTCGGCCTGTACGGCGGCCAGCGTGGGCAGGTAGGGATCGCGGGCCTTGCGCACCGAGCCCTTTCTCAGCGGCTCGGGGTAGATGACTGGAACGTAGCTCTCGGCGGCGGCGCGCAACTGGGCGGCGCGGCGGGCCGCCTTCTCGGCGCGCCGGTGTTCGGCACGCTCGCGGGCGTCGGCGGCGCGGGCCTGGGCCGCCAGAAAGGCGTCCTCGCGCTCGACCTCGTTCACGCGCTCCTCGCGGTAGAGCTTGACGGGCGGCAGCTTGCGCCGGCCCATCTTCAGGCCGTTGGGGCGGGTGGCGTCGTGCTCGCCCAGAAACTTGAGGATGAGCGTGGGGGTCCAGCCGCGTTCCTTGAGGTCCTGGGTCGCCAGAAAACCGGGCGGGTTGAGCGGCACACCGCGCCGCGGCCGGTCCTCAGTCATGGCGCGGCGCGAACAGCCGGGCCAGAAAGGGCCGCGCCTGCGGGAGGGTGTCCACCAGCCGGAGCAGCGGCGCTTCGAGGTCCGGGAGAAGCCGGGGCGTGCGGGTATACACGTCCAGCCC belongs to Deinococcus sp. Leaf326 and includes:
- a CDS encoding SDR family oxidoreductase, encoding MSDEKNQSAGNTPVKNQYEMRDPLTQYPRPPFPEQPQPAPGLDARMVPEPDHGETSYQGFGRLKGRKALITGGDSGIGRAVAIAYAREGADVAIGYLPSEEEDAQEVIKLIEAAGVKALALPGDLKDEAFCTGIIEKTVEAFGGLDILVSNAAKQVFQESIADITTQQFDETFKTNVYALFWLTKAAIPHLKPGSTIITTTSINATQPSETLLDYATTKAAIAAYTEALSGQLAEKGIRANAVAPGPFWTALQPSGGQSQENLKKFGEQVPLGRPGQPAEVASLYVLLASQESSYITGGLFPITGGKLM